In one Salvelinus sp. IW2-2015 linkage group LG26, ASM291031v2, whole genome shotgun sequence genomic region, the following are encoded:
- the LOC111952932 gene encoding ETS domain-containing protein Elk-3, which produces MDSAITLWQFLLQLLLDQSHKHLICWTSTDGEFKLLKSEEVAKLWGLRKNKTNMNYDKLSRALRYYYDKNIIKKVIGQKFVYKFVSFPEILKMDPAAVEMGLTSGMVTLHEDDVQDIDVEEDEEEAQQQRRAVGAALGAAAAAQQAACRNDYLRSGLYSSFSVSSLHHPPEELLRALRERQERQQDEARSGVIRFGAGTTERTPPSPSLIKPSSQSFSIHSPSKPSPLHHHHHRRSPSASPPSPNPQPGPGRGGWSPEAEEEEGEDSDQGAQPLNLSSGHRERERALQPPEKRTSGGSRGSGSSHGDREHGLPPKTKKPKALEIPAHSLLLTGSDIGSIALNSPALPSGSLTPAFFTAQTPSGLLLAHSPLLSGIHFWSSLSPIAPLSPARLQGHGSLFQFPSLMNGHLPAPNLDGSPSPLLLSSANHKS; this is translated from the exons ATGGACAGCGCCATCACGTTGTGGCAGTTCCTGCTGCAACTTCTCCTGGACCAGAGCCACAAGCACCTGATCTGCTGGACGTCCACTGACGGAGAGTTCAAGCTGCTCAAGTCAGAGGAGGTGGCCAAGCTGTGGGGGCTCCGCAAGAACAAGACTAATATGAACTACGACAAGCTGAGCAGAGCCCTGAGATACTACTATGACAAG AACATCATCAAGAAAGTCATCGGACAGAAGTTTGTCTACAAGTTTGTCTCGTTCCCGGAGATCCTGAAGATGGACCCTGCGGCAGTAGAGATGGGCTTGACGTCCGGCATGGTGACCCTCCATGAGGATGACGTCCAGGACATAGAcgtagaggaggatgaggaggaggcacAGCAGCAGAGGAGAGCCGTGGGGGCAGCGTTGGGGGCGGCTGCTGCGGCTCAGCAGGCTGCGTGTCGTAACGACTACCTCcgctctggtctctactcctccttcAGCGTCAGctccctccatcatcctccagAGGAGCTGCTCAGAGCCTtgagggagaggcaggagagacagCAGGACGAAGCCCGGTCCGGAGTCATCCGCTTCGGGGCTGGTACCACAGAGAGAACTCCGCCCTCACCCTCCCTCATCAAGCCTTCATCACAATCCTTCAGCATCCACAGTCCATCGAAAccctcccccctccaccaccatcaccaccggCGCTCCCCGTCCGCCTCCCCACCCAGCCCTAACCCCCAGCCGGGACCAGGGCGAGGAGGCTGGAGCCCAGaggctgaagaggaggagggggaggactcTGACCAGGGGGCCCAGCCCTTGAATCTCTCCtctgggcacagagagagagagagggccctgCAGCCTCCRGAGAAGAGGACCAGYGGTGGTAGTAGGGGTAGTGGTAGTAGTCATGGAGACAGGGAACATGGACTCCCACCCAAAACAAAGAAGCCCAAAGCCCTAGAGATCCCTGCCCACTCCCTgctcctgacaggaagtgacatTGGCTCCATAGCTCTTAACAGTCCCGCCCTGCCGTCCGGGTCCCTCACCCCGGCCTTCTTCACTGCACAG ACTCCGTCTGGCCTGCTGCTGGCTCACAGCCCTCTGTTATCAGGCATCCACTTCTGGAGCAGTCTTAGTCCCATAGCCCCTCTGAGCCCTGCACGGCTCCAAGGACACGGATCTCTGTTCCAG tttcCCAGTCTAATGAATGGACACCTCCCGGCGCCAAACCTGGATGGGTCCCCCTCCCCCCTGCTCCTGTCCTCTGCCAATCACAAGTCCTGA